The Dioscorea cayenensis subsp. rotundata cultivar TDr96_F1 chromosome 16, TDr96_F1_v2_PseudoChromosome.rev07_lg8_w22 25.fasta, whole genome shotgun sequence sequence ATCCAACAGAAAGACAGCAAGTTCAAGATCTGAAACTTGATGTGGAAAAAACTTGATAACACTCTTATACCCACAAACAGTAACCAGAGAGTAGATGATAATGCATATAGGCTTGATGatttcaagagcttcatcagACACATCAGCTAGTTTCATTGTGCTCGATCGCACTATAAGCATCAGAGGAGAAACAATGCTCTCCAGATAAGGCTCTAACAGCTGACCTTGTTCTTGATACTTATCCACCTGCATAAAAATTGAGAGAGAACAATCAGAAAGTTAGTCTTGCATGGCACAACAGCCTCAACACAAAGAGAAGAGATGTGAGTACTCTGTATAATAcagaaaaatcaaattcaagagccaatttatttatttctatggagCCCAAACCACAGGGTGCAGATCAAAGGCAGCAAATTGAAACAGAATACAAACAAACGCCTCGTTGTGCAGTACAGAAATTCTGATATGTAGTTTGATGAAATAATCAATCCTTCACATTTTATTGATCCCTTGCAAATGCATTGGCGAATGTCTTAATACAAAAGTTGtaagataatataaatataatcaacatGTCAGACATGATAAAGAACGTTTTTCCCCAGATTCAAATCAAGAAACCTTTGAAAATATTAAGCCCAGTAATACACACCCTTGAAACAAAAACAGTTTTCAATCAAAGTGGTCACTGTAATGTTTCAGCTATAATTCAAACACccacataataaaaattatgttagaGAACTCGGAAGCTAAACCCAATGATGCATCAAACACCCATGGAATTCAACAAGAATCCTTCCATAGGTTACATCTCCTGAATAACAGGCTTATAAAAGTAGCCAttttttatctctctctctctctacacaCAAAAAGCACATTGAGGTTTCCACAACATAAATCCATGAATTCTGATAGTTTATCACTACAATAGTACCATACAAACCCTAGCAGGTATAGATTTCAGTATCTTTATTGCTAAATCAAGAATCAAGAACCCTCATTCCAAGAAATTGTGTAAAAGAGAAGATCACATCTCCGAGGGATCACAGTAAGATAAGCATTCTGAAAGAATAGAACTCACAATGGAGCGGATCTTGTGGACGTCGGAGGGGTTGGAGACGCGGCCATCGGCGACGATCCTGTGAAGGATGGATTTGACGACCTCCCATTCTTGGAGGAAGTAGCGCATGAGGACGTTCTCCTTGGAGTCGTGCTCGTCATCCTCGCGGGCATCCAtgacggcggcggcggcggcggcggcggcggcggcggcggagaGCTCCTCCTCCGGTGAGCGACCGCGCCGCAGAGGTTCGAAGATCTTCAGCACTTCAGCGCTGTAATAAATTTGGGTTTTTTGTTTCGGTTTTGcccctgttttttttttggttttattatttttatttttatttttatttttattttgaaatggcTTATCAAGCAATATACTAATtgatattgttataaaaataaataaaataaggggggaattatttttatttttatttatttatttatttatttgttaaaatgagAGTAGGTAGGccgttaaaaaaaaacatgagcatACACTAGCTTCAGTTGAGCAAGTAGAGACAGGGTTCattataaataacatattatttattatttatgtgcttagaattttattaaaaaattttaaataaaataaataataataaatattgggGGATTTTTAAGTGGTATTAAATaaagtaattatttaaatagcaCTCactagaaaatatttattaaattaatattatacatGAATATTAGCCCGTGAGACCCCTAACATTTCCTGTTTCTCTTTGGCTCTTGTATATTATTAAAATCTATGGGAGTTCAATAAAAAGTTATGTTGAtgtagttttcatattttttgttaagAGATTTCAAGTTTTGATTACCAtagctttaaaaaataaataaataaatgaaaactatatatatataaagtccaaatagtttaaaaaatcaaaaattatacataaatattCAATGATGAAAAGctctaaaaataatataggtgtcaatgaaaaatttgaaacaatgtaaataattaacggacgtatcataattattatctaTCAACTTAAATAATATATGACCCTTTAAAAAAACCCAccgaaaaaataaagaataagaaattgatgaaaatcacaaccaaaaaaattcaaaaacataatcatttCAAAAAACGCTAatattatgagaaaaaaataatagaaaaaagcAAGTTTTTTCCTTGCAAGTTATGAGAAGGAATGCCCAAATATGACcctttttaataatagtttgttATGATACAACATTTGCTATATTGAAGAGAGTCATAATCGAGATTGTAAGTAACATTATCATTTTCATGCTCTTACAAGATTAATGTATCGAACCAACAACAATCTCGAATATAAATCATGTTTCTAATGGAATATGTGTGATTGAACATGTTGAACATGCACATGATGTTTCTCCGCTTGATCATAATAAATGAAGTGAAAGCTAATTGCAACATCCTATATGCGACTATGGAAAACTAAGTGTTTGTATAAATATGTTGTGACAACATTATTACAAAGGAAGGTTAATATCTTAAGTAGATGAAATCGAATTTCACTTCACTATGAAGATAATCTAATGTACTGTAGCCATAGCATCAATTGCTTTGTAATTTACTATGGTTGATGACCAAGCTATTGCTTCTTTCAAGACTAGCTAATGAAATTATtactatgaaaaataattataagcaAAGGCAAAATAGTAATCATCAACCTTACTTACCTGATCAACATTTGAGTAGATTTGAAGTGAGATTACTTGTGTtaggttgaagaagcaagtcATGAATGATTGCATGCTTTAAATAGCAAGAATATGCTTACTAACTTACATGTGTTTAAGAGACAAGAGGTACACTTTTTAGGAGTATGTCCTCGACTGCCAACGAGAATACTTATATTAAGGTATTTTAGTTTTGTATTATgtattcttgttattattaataatatgtatttattttgatgttcttaTAAATATTGTGCTAgcattttattaattgttaataGTCATTGTATGTTAAGTTAGGTCTTCTACTTCTTATGGATGAGAAGAATGGCACTATAAAGGTTTAGTACTTATGTACTTAAATAATTTGCAAATCAGAAAATCTTTAATTATGTGTTGAAGATTTGTAAAGATttgtatgatatatattttaagaaagaGTGCCAGTTGAATACTATGAGATAGTATGAGCATATGTCATAGATACATCGATGGGATCGGCGTATTTGAACATGAATTATAACAATCCAATTACATAGGTTTATACTTTGACTGCCAATAATTGGGATTATTGATTATGATCATATAAGTAGACCTTAGACCTGAGATATCATAATCATGATATGCTTATGATGTTTAGTTTATTACTAGAGTAGTTAGGCCTAATTTACCCTTTGGTGGGGTGAATCTCGAAGTGTGGCTATGTTAGTTAAACAAGTAGTAGTTGTGAGTTATCATGAAAAAGGAAATCATTATCTTCAAAGTAAACAAGTTAGTATTCTATATCCTATGTAGATGAGATTAGAAGACATTAGACGAGGCAGTCAAAGTAATCATCTGAGACACAAGGGGTGGTTAGTAGAAGCGGAAGGAGGAGGGTCAAGGGGGTGCTAGAGCACCCCTTGGCCTCagccaattatatatatatatatatatattcatggatTTTGTTAAAGAGGATGAAGTACTTCAAAATCCTAGCCCATTggatgaagtaaaattgtaaattaagcTAGGATTTTGtgtaagtttaaattttgatcgAAGTCAagtaattaatcaaaattataaacacTTACAGACAAAAGTTGCTTTTGTTGCTCATGACGTTTAACATATTTGgtgaagtttatataaatatgattcCTCACGAATCCTAGATATAAGAATTCTATTCCCTGATTTCTTTCTCCTTTGAATTTTGAGGTGTGGGACCTTTGTTCAACAATAAAAGATTTAAGACAATCCAAAGAACAAATTTGGCACATCTAGAGgtaatatttagatatttttataataatttaattaaattaaggtGTTCATCAAATTGTCTAGTTGATATCAAGAAATTTCCCCCATGCATCCGattgttttgtatattttgtgaTGTTTTCGAATTAACAACATTAACTTAGCAAGCTTATGAGTAGAGTAGGATAGATCAAAACCACTAATGTTAAGATATTGAAGTATCCTAACAACCTATTAATATAATTTGACATTGGTTATATACAAACCATCATGAAGTGATACTGACTCCGTTGTGAATAATAGTATAGATAACTCCTATGtgtcattagaaaaaaaaattgatatgaaattcaaaaataaacttATGCTAGGTGAACATCAAGATACCTGAATATGTTGTCACCTAGTGGCGGATCCATAAATTAAACATACTGGGAACTTCTTTGGAAGGGGGACTTCTTTTTTAAAGATtgaattttttctctttctatatataatatataatatacatatagataatattaatatttctaAAACCCTGGGGTGGTGGCCATCGCTCCCCCTTGGTGTCACAATCATgaccaaaaaaataatgcatCATGCTAATGTTTTTGTTGGTAAACATATGAGGCActcaacaaataattaaattaatatcagAAAGAAAGTGTCTTAACTTATTGCATTTAGGAGAGGGTACATGAGGAAGACCATGGATAAATTTGCACATGCCGTAGACATATAGTGATGATGATTTATGCTTATCAAACATGAAGGTTGTTTTATGAAATAGCATCTTATCGAGTGCACCATAAGGAATGCCTTGTCAACATCGAATTACCTCAAAAGCCACTTGTTGGTAATAGTAACAAAATACATCAGAGCTTGAAGAATATGGTTGTATGACTCTTTGTGTATTGATCTAATCATGTAATGTTTATAAGTCATTACAATGATCTAAAATTGAAAGTTATCTATGCAAAATGTGATCATAACAAGAATAAAAGttcatcataataaaatatttaataaattcaaaaaaattgtgattGAGATTTTAGGGTTGCAATTTGCTACAAATAACTAGCATACTTGTCATCTTTAGAGTTTAGATTGGACATAGATTGATCTTAACATGTGTTGTTAAGAGATGAGGAGGGTGTGACAAGTCATAAATCTGTTCGAGGCATCAGTGATCCCTTCATTGTTGAAGCATTGAGTGTTTAAGAAGCTTTTGAGCTAGATAAAAGCAAAACCTGGTCTTAGACAGTGGTGGAATCGGATGCTCAGGTTGTTTTTCAAATGATGAATGATAAGTCATCATTCTCCATTTATTTAGGTTTACTAGTAAATGATCATTGACAAATTAAGGCTACTATTCCCATGTATGTTAAGAGATCTGCTAATCAGGTTGCCTATTATTCCATTACTAGGATGCTCTGCTTCTACATCAAACTCAATTGTGTAGGAGTTGTatttatcttcttttatttatcatgtttttgtaATTGACTTacagtttttaaaattaatatcctCGATTTTTGGTGTGTTTCGATTAAAGGATAACATTGCgtttgagtttaagagaatatttcttataattttagataaaaaaaattatcttaattaaatactaatacaaattaaatatttttaaaatttaaatttcacttttctcatataaaaataaatatttattcatattaataatttttaaaaattaactattaattttaaaaatggataaaccaactgttaattgtatatatatatatatttttttaaaaaataaattttaaaaaataaaaataaaaacaatcttTATACAAAGTTGAATGATCGAATCAGTGATACTGTTTGCTAATCTTGATGCACTAAGCCCAGGGTTCTCCCGAAGCTTCGAGAACCAAATTCCTGGAACTCTCGCGCACGCACTTTTAAAacccatctctttctcttcccaAATCCAAAATTCTATCAATTTAGGTCTGCGATAACAGAGCTCAGTAGGGTTTCGAGATCCATGGCCGACGAGGCGAAGGCCAAGGGCAACGCGGCGTTCTCCGCCGGCCGATTCGATGAGGCCATAGGCCACTTCACCACCGCCATCGAGCTCTCCCCCACCAACCATGTACTCTTCTCCAATCGCTCCGCTGCCTATGCTTCTCTTGGCCGCTTCGCCGATGCTCTTTCCGACGCGAAGAAGACCGTGGAGCTGAAGCATGACTGGTCTAAGGGGTACAGCCGCCTTGGCGCCGCTCATCTAGGGCTTGGATCCTTCAACGACGCCATCGCTGCGTATAAGAAGGGTTTGGAGCTTGATCCGAATAATGAAGCTCTGAAGTCTGGGCTTGCTGATGCTGAGGCCTCGGCTGCGCGATCCCGTGCTCCGCCTCCGGGGTCGTCGCCGTTTGGGAATATTTTCTCTGGGCCAGATCTTTGGGCGAAGCTTGCTGCTGATCCGGCGACGAGGAGCTATCTCCAGCAGCCTGATTTTCTGAAGATGTTGCAGGATGTGCAGAAGAACCCTAACAATATCAACTTGTACCTGAGTGACCAGAGGATGATGCAGGTTCTTGGGAGTTCTCCTCAATGTGAAGATGAGGGCTCCGACGGATGAGATGGAGAGGGAATTCGCGGGGGCGGAGGCGGAGCCGGCTGCGAAGAGAGATCAGCCTGAATCCGCCAAGAAGGAACCGGAGCCAGAGCCAGAGCCAGAGTCTATGGATGTCATGGATgaggaaaaggagaagaaggagaggaaaGCAGCAGCACAGAAGGAGAAAGAAGCGGGCAATGCTGCTTATAAAAAGAAGGATTTTGAGACGGCAATCCAGCATTACAGTAGGGCATTGGAGCTTGATGACGAGGACATCTCGTTCCTGACCAATAGGGCTGCTGTTTATATGGAGATGGGAAAGGTAATTACCTTGCTTGCCTGTTGTTTATTAGACCTCATTGCCTATCGTGTTTTTAAAGGCAGATATTTGATATGCGATTATCCTACTAAAAACTTGATCTTTTTATGCTGATACATTGAGATgggaagtttttttttcttttttggcagCCAAATGGGTATTTTTCTGTTCAGTAATTGTCTGGAAAATATTCGTGAGTAAATTTAACTATAGCTGAGTCTGTCTTGTTGTGTTATAGGTCACATTGTTCGCTAGACTAGCTACTGTAATAAATGGCAGTCCTTGTCACTGTTAAATGTGTATGAATAGAACTTTTATTTGTGGCATTACATTTGGTGAACTTGATTAAATTGATAGGATCAAGGGTTACTGTAAAAATTATGAATTGAGGATTTCATGTCCCAATGCTTTAAAACCTCCCGTATTTGCTatgttaatataattttcactTTAGAGTGTGAGTATGACATATGAATCAATGCTGTCAACTTCATAAGTTTTGTTGCTTGTGACTGAGATGTATGTCTTTCCGTTtggaattatgttttgaagatTTAGTTCTGGTATGTGTCGGTGATATAGCCTAAACTTTCATTTGCAGTACGAAGACTGCATAAAGGACTGTGACAAGGCTGTCGAACGCGGAAGAGAACTTCGTTCTGATTTTAAGATGATTGCAAGGGCATTGACCAGGAAAGGGACTGCCTTTGTTAAGCTTGCAAAATGTTCCATGGACTATGACACTGCTATTGAGACTTTCCAGAAGGCTTTGACTGAACATCGCAACCCTGATACTCTGAAGAAGCTGAATGAGGCAGAGAGGGCGAAAAAGGAACTGGAGCAACTAGAGTATTATGATCCAAATATAGCTGATGAGGAGCGTGAGAAAGGTAATATTTTACGTGTCACCAGTGTTAGTTTCaatattgattttttcttcCGCTTTGTGTTAAATTATGTGATTGATAAATAATTTCTTGTGAGGGTCCTAATATATTGagtttcatttatttatgtgcTTCCACTCATGCTCACCAGGCTAGGGCTTGTGAACTGCGTGTTTCAATATGCATTCCCCATTATTGTGCTTCTTAGACCTTCTGGACCTTTCAACATGTTGAGATTCTCTAGAAAATTTGAGGAAATCCTTTTAAATCTATCAAAACCTTCTGCATTTGCATGATTAGATAGGTGTGATCAATGTTTTAGCAGTGACTAGAGAAACTGAGAATGATGCTTTTTGGGGTGCTTTCTATGATTATTTGTTTCTAGTCCTTCTGAGTTGAAGGTTGCCTATGTTGAGgaattatcatttttatgaaAGATGGTCCCATGCAAATTGCTATCCTTGTTCATCTAATAGTATCCTGCTGTGTTCTGAGTCTGCCTACGATTAGGTTAGTCCTGTGCAAGCCTCCAAGGGAGAGAACTTTGTAATTGATATTCTGTAGGTAGATGTGAAAACTTTCTAATTGATATTCTGTAGGTAAATGTTAAACAAGTGTTTTACACCTTACCATCAAGAGTAAGTAATTTATGCTCCTGGCCGCAAAAGAAACCATCAAGCCTAGCATGGAACTGCTCTTGTTTACCATGAAAAACAGTCTCTAAGTTTGGTTTAACTTAAGCTGTAGCCTGTCAGGGTATTTATTGGTGGTTCTCAGGTGTATTCTTGTTTCTGGTGCTGTGATTGCATGCTTACATTTTGTTCTCCTTTCCATGTTTctctaaatttataatttctggTCTTCACAATCTAAAGTGCCAATTTTCATTTGCAGGTAATGAATTCTTCAAGCAGCAAAAATATCCAGAAGCAGTTAAACATTACACAGAAGCTCTCAAGAGAAATCCTGAGGATGCAAGGGTATGTCCGTTTCATATATTAGACCAATTAAGCTTTTTTGTTAATGCATAATTTCAAATTCactaagtcttttttttttttaaatatcttcaaAATCTTTTGAAATGACAGTTTTCTTGTTACTGTTTTCTCACTGTATGATTTCTGTCTGTTCAATTCTGTACTGACATGGTTGGTTTTAGCTTTTACCTGTTTTAAAGTAatcatttgaatttgaatatagCAATTTTCTTTAGGGTTCATGCACCTATTGATATCCACTGGGGTTTATCATCTCTTTTTCCCCGATTTCTTGTTCAAATAATGTTTGAGTTTTCTATGAAATGCCATCATTTATTGTTTACAAGGGTTAATAATAACTTCTACGCCTGTGGAATAtgctttttttcccctttttcctTGAGTTATTCAGGTATACAGCAACAGAGCTGCATGCTACACAAAAATTAGGGTGCCTTACCTGAAGGACTGAAAGATGCAGAGAAGTGCATTGAGCTGGACCCTACCTTTGCAAAGGGATACACCAGGAAAGGAGCAATTCAATTCTTCATGAAAGAATATGACAAAGCCCTGGAGACCTATCAGGAGGGGTTGAAACATGACTCAAGCAACCAGGAACTGGTTGATGGTGTCCGACGGTAATTGATCTGTTTGATATGAAGAGTAAAATAAGCTTCCTTATTTCTTGCTTAACTTGTTGAGTTTATCTCACAACACATTTTCACAGGTGTATCGAGCAAATCAACAGGACTAAATAGAGGTGACCTAAGCCCTGAAGAATTGAAAGAAAGACAGGTTTGCCTCTTTTAATCTCTACATATCCCCTTCTTTTGAACTGGATGTCCCTCAAAATATTGATTGTTAATTCTGTCGGTATTGTAGGCTAAGGCAATGCAGGACCCAGAAATTCAAAACATCCTATCTGATCCAATTATGCGACAGGTATTTGtctttatattattttccaGAAGCTATAACATCCTGTGTATAGATACCAACTATAGTTCTTGCTACATGAGTTTATTGGTCCGTACTTGATGTGTTGCCGGTTTCTGTGCAGGTACTGGTCGACTTCCAGGAGAACCCTAAAGCAGCGCAAGATCATCTGAAGAACCCACAAGTGATGCACAAGATCCAGAAACTAGTTAGTGCAGGGATAGTCCAAATGAGATGAAACTGAAGGTCCAATTTAAAGTGCAAATATATTTCTCCAATGCCTTACCCTTTTTGTAACTGAATGAATTATTGTGAACTACTTGCTTTTTTTGGTGGAGTTCCTTTGTTTTAATGGTTTGTTCTGAACTTGAAACATTTGACATCTTTATGGGTGATATAAAGCTCTCAGTTAATTGTTTCCAGTTATGTTTCTGTTGCACTATCAAGACAATTGTTTTTGATGTTCTTGAATCATAGTTTTGCCAACAaagatatattttctttttgttgatttaTCAGTTTTTCTTAAATAGTGGACTAGCACTAGAACTACCATGTTAATAGGCTACTGGTTAAAGCATTTGAAAACCATGTAGGTTTGATTTTTCAGTCGGCTTAAAAAAAGGTGTCTCActtttttataaagaaagagTTATcatgatttgtttctttttttgtttaataatatatgGGTTCATTTAGTGaatatgataataatgataGAAATATGATAGAGTATCATatttttctactattttttgtttggtgtgTCAATAGGATAAGAtagttttatccatttttattctGCGGGTCATATGATAATAAATCTTATTGAGGAGTCATGATAGAAACATGTAGatatggtaaaaaaataaatttatttttttgtcatattatTTGGTTTCTCTCCTTTATTTAGGAtttcattgtaatttttttttatttgatcttttaAACATAATGTTTTGTACAAGCTAGTCAACAATTAGATAGGATACTATTTTAAGTAGAATTTTAAGCATTTAAGGTGGTTAATGGGTTTTCCCAGTTAATTTTGTACttgtcatattttatttttattcaaattaattttgatgtgatctatttatttttcattaataagtTTGTTATTCTAGTTTTATGTCAATGGTgatattacaatatatatatatatatatataaatatgtgaacattatttatagattatttattttttaaaaatttaaaatatatcgataaataaatcattattgaaaaaaatctaaaaattttaaatatatataactgattattttgtctatttacatatcatttatatcatattttgtcATTATTCAATtcacttcaaacataaaatgtCTTAATATCATATCAATCCATATCCTATCCaacataaaatgttttaatatcATATCAATTCATATTCTATATATTCTAATAAGGGATAACTTTGGTGCTTCAAGCCTATGGCTGCCTGCAATTGTTTGAAAAAATCAAGTACTTTAAAACTCTGAAAATTAGGGTATACCTTGTATAATCAGTTTCCTATTGAATTGGGATATATGCGTTACTTTGTCCTGTCTTCAATCACAACCGAATCACCTAATATATATtacacaaagaaaaacaagaagaggcTTATTTACTTAAGTATGCAGCAAGAAGAAATTCCACTGTTTCCGGAACACCACAAGCCCAAGCATACAAATTTCATGCCCAAATCTACACAAAGGCTTACATACAaccaggtaaaaaaaaaaaaattcctcaaaacaaaacaagagttTCAGTCACTCATGGTTCCATCTGAATCAATGTCATCATCAAACTCATCAAAGGGTATGTTTGTCAGCAGATCACCCAAGCTAACATGGTTCActctaacaccaattcccagtTGCACCAATCTCTGGAGATAAGTGTGTGGACTAGAACTTTCACTTGGTTCTTCCGATGGCCCTCTTTCCGGCGGTGTGCTACATCCCCTGGCATCCGGGAAGTACTTCAAAACTAAATTCCCCATAGTGTCGGGTATTTCCGCATCAAAGACTGGTCCAAGGAGACGACCGACAACTTGAACATGGCAAACACTGAAGAAAGTACGAAAGAATGATGGATTAAGATTAATATCACATAAGGTTGTTTTTCCAAATAGATAGAACTCACCAGATATAATAAAGGCTGTCTTCCTCTTGTAGCTGCACTCTACCTAACAGTTGAACCTGCAATTCTCCACCAATGCAAACAAAAGGGCGCGGGAGCTTAAAGGTTTGCAAGGTATTTTCCTGGATCAAGAATGGATCACATTGAGTTAATTAGAATTAGAAAACTCAATTCAACTCATTGGTCACAaatattcaacatttcctgGTATGTAAAGGCACACATTTTCTCGAGGATTTAAACTATATCACATCAAGCACACATTAATCTTCATGTAAAGACTAAAGACACCTCAGAGATCACCATGtgatgtaaaatattattaatgctGTCAAAGAAACATCCAAATGGATGGAGAAAAACTTATTATATAGTagccaaatttaattattaaaattacttCACTATTCACATCAAACAAACAGTAATAAACATGTTAAAATTTCTTATGAGGCATTGTTGGCAAAATTGGCATACAAATCAAAACTGTGACTGCAATCTCACCTGTGCCATTGGAAATTCTGGTGAAACATAATCCCAGTTGTTATTATGCACAGCAGTACCAGTTCCTTCCTCTAGAGGAAGTCTGGAAAAGCATATCCTAAACCGCACAGCCTTTGCTGAATATATTGGAAAACCAGGCTGAAAGAAAgctgaaggaaaaaaaaaatgcatattgTGGTAAAAAAGTCACAAGACAGaacttaaaaacaaagaatgtgCTTACACTCTTACCTCTAAACGGCCTTATCCTAATCTCATCAATAGCACATAACTTGGATGAGAGTTTATAAGTTAGTGTCTCCGGCACCAAAGGATCtccttttcctttgcttgaccAGTAAGAAGGCCTCATGCCCACTTGTTCACCTTCATGCAGTGTATTATCAATGCTCTCATCAGGATAGTTGTCAGTGCTGGAGGCACAAATTGCCTTGATGGGTAAAGCCATTTTTACTGCAGGTGAAACCAGGAGGTGACTTAGATAAGAATATACCCTATGCTCCTTTTCCAAGTTCTTCCATTCAACAGCTGAGCTAGATCCTACATCCCCTGGCTTCTACTGAAGCACCAACTTCAATGACATGTGTGAAATTGGCGAGCTCTGGGCAGATTGTCAAACATATTTTCTTGCAAAAACCATTTCCAATCACtgcaacatattaaaaaaaatatttttattgtacaAATAATAGCAAATTCTTCAACAAGCTACAGtcaggtaaaaaaaaataatgctctAACTATCAACACATAATCACAGTTTAAAAATTTCTAAGGTCTTCtgcaacaaaaatatcaataataggTAGTAGAAAATCTGTCCAAAAAAACCACCAAACACAAGAGACACACCCTTGGCAGTAGATCCATGACTTGAGAAAAATTCAACTTCCGAGCATCAATGGTAAGCTTTTAGGTCTGTCTGGATATTTGAGAAGTTGTTCTTCCAAATTTCATTATGCACATAGTTTCTTTAGGATGAATTAAATTCATTAGGTAGTCACCTCAGAAACCATAGAAACGGATATTTGAGAAGTTGTTCTTCCAAATTTCATTATGCACATAGT is a genomic window containing:
- the LOC120278900 gene encoding LOW QUALITY PROTEIN: hsp70-Hsp90 organizing protein-like (The sequence of the model RefSeq protein was modified relative to this genomic sequence to represent the inferred CDS: deleted 4 bases in 3 codons); this translates as MADEAKAKGNAAFSAGRFDEAIGHFTTAIELSPTNHVLFSNRSAAYASLGRFADALSDAKKTVELKHDWSKGYSRLGAAHLGLGSFNDAIAAYKKGLELDPNNEALKSGLADAEASAARSRAPPPGSSPFGNIFSGPDLWAKLAADPATRSYLQQPDFLKMLQDVQKNPNNINLYLSDQRMMQFLGVLLNVKMRAPTDEMEREFAGAEAEPAAKRDQPESAKKEPEPEPEPESMDVMDEEKEKKERKAAAQKEKEAGNAAYKKKDFETAIQHYSRALELDDEDISFLTNRAAVYMEMGKYEDCIKDCDKAVERGRELRSDFKMIARALTRKGTAFVKLAKCSMDYDTAIETFQKALTEHRNPDTLKKLNEAERAKKELEQLEYYDPNIADEEREKGNEFFKQQKYPEAVKHYTEALKRNPEDARVYSNRAACYTKIGALPEGLKDAEKCIELDPTFAKGYTRKGAIQFFMKEYDKALETYQEGLKHDSSNQELVDGVRRCIEQINRTNRGDLSPEELKERQAKAMQDPEIQNILSDPIMRQVLVDFQENPKAAQDHLKNPQVMHKIQKLVSAGIVQMR
- the LOC120278612 gene encoding LOW QUALITY PROTEIN: F-box protein At4g00755-like (The sequence of the model RefSeq protein was modified relative to this genomic sequence to represent the inferred CDS: inserted 2 bases in 1 codon), with protein sequence WRTAGISWKWLGSDTSSSVFLLLSDPADVVRASAVSKFWRRFVIGNGFCKKICLTICPELANFTHVIEVGASVXKPGDVGSSSAVEWKNLEKEHRVYSYLSHLLVSPAVKMALPIKAICASSTDNYPDESIDNTLHEGEQVGMRPSYWSSKGKGDPLVPETLTYKLSSKLCAIDEIRIRPFRAFFQPGFPIYSAKAVRFRICFSRLPLEEGTGTAVHNNNWDYVSPEFPMAQENTLQTFKLPRPFVCIGGELQVQLLGRVQLQEEDSLYYICVCHVQVVGRLLGPVFDAEIPDTMGNLVLKYFPDARGCSTPPERGPSEEPSESSSPHTYLQRLVQLGIGVRVNHVSLGDLLTNIPFDEFDDDIDSDGTMSD